The DNA region atttgggtttggtttggttttccgtGATTAATGTAATATTCTTTCCTATCTTTTACtagtcttgatttctttttcagcaaatggtcatTGAAAATGCAAGAGAGAAAATATTAAGCAACAAATCTCTTCAAGAAAAACTAgcagaaaacataaataagtttTTGACTAGGTGAGCTATCTGATTCAAATCTGATTGTTTTTACCTAATCACCCAACTGCACTAactgttttcttgatttttcttctgtgttacAGTGATAGTAATATTGCTCAAGTACCTAAACAGACAGAAAGCAGCCTGACAGAGCCAGAAACGTCAATTGATGAACTCCTAGGACTTCCGGTATGGGTAGATGTGTGTGGggatatgagtgtgtgagagagtgtgagagaagTATAATTAGAATGCAGtggtattttagttttattttaaaatcattgccaaaaaatTACATGTATACAATCTaatttaaagtaattaaaatagaCTGTTCGTTCATCACAGATGTAATCTGTTTCTGAACACATTTGAATAGTAAATACAATGTTTAAGCCAGCAGATATCTTGGCGTCTGTTGGGATTGGAGGAAACAAACACAGACTGAGAGTAGTCTAACTGCGCCTGTCTCCATACTTTGAAAACTCTGTAGACATTAAATACCTTGCCAAAGGGATGTGGCAATGGACTTGACCTAATTTGCCGAAACTTCAGGCTTCTCAGCTCTTACAGCAGTGAACTTACAGCAGATAGATGGCTCCAGAGAGCTCagctctggagttacagatgatggACTTGCCTAGCCAGAGAAGAAACAGTTTAGGACTATTGACAACTGTACTGTATACACCATTGGCTACTCTAGAGTATATGAACTCAGAGTAGGAAAACTTAGCAACCTGCAGACTGAGAGACAAGTAAAGCTGAAGTAAAGACAGCTGCCAGATAGAAAACACTTAGCCAGGATGTATTAGGATCAGCATAAACCATAAGATATAGAAGTTCCCAAGAGAGTCCCACCCTGAACCTCTGTACTCATAGATTAAACGGAGTAGATTTTAAAaaggtagatttttttaaagagttgcttcaacttttttttttatatctccTTCACTGTCTAAGCTCAGCaattttcaacatttctttatCTTCATTATTCCTAGAACTCCTTTCAGGAGTCTCTCACCCTTCATATGTGGGAAGTTGATTCTGGGATCCCTGACTTGTGATTACCCCTCGTTTCTGGTCTCGGGATACCTCATCTTAGTATAGTGTCTACTATAACCCTCCAAAGCACAGCAGCTGACAGCAGGCCATCTTTCCTACCGCCTGCTGGCACCATGGAGCACTTACTATCTCACCAAAACCTCCATGCCTTTGAGGCTTTAAAACTGGGCTTGTCTTGTGGATGTGTAGGATTGCTGGTTTCTTTTTCACTCCTGACTTGGCTTCATCTTTGGGCTGGAGCCATGTGCTCATTCCTTTTTACTCTGTCACCTAACAGTTACCTGACCACCCCTCTGCTGTGGGACATTGCTCTGCCACACTGTCTCTTTGGAGTAGAGTCCGATCGTTCTTCTCCTCGCCCTCCTCATTTGCTAGTTTGTAATTCTCTAACCCGGGAGTTAGTCTCTTTAAATAAATAAGCCTGGCATTACAATCAGAAGAAAATGTCTGaaatatttacatgtaaatgtCAACAATGACAAATGTGAATAAGTTCTCTTGTATTAAACCCATACTAGTTCTATTTTTTTCATGCCTCATTAATCTACAGAGTGAAATCCACATGTCTGAAGAAGCAATACAAGATATACTGGAGCAGACAGAATCAGACCCAGCCTTTCAGGCACTCTTTGATCTATTTGACTATGGTAAGTATTAGGCATTGAGTTAACAAGGAGATAAATTTTTCTCTACTGACTTGAGTAACTAACTCAGTATTAAGTAACATCACCCAGGGCTTCTGACAAACTGCCTATTTCCTTATAGCAAATGACGGACATGGGAGAggggtctttattttatttttacttaggaAGTTCAACTACAAaagtagaggtttttttttttctttttggggtttgggttttgcttttgtttgtttgtttgtttgtttgtttgtttttgagtattTTGACCAGTCAACATGAGCTGTGGTGAGCCTGTTATAGAACAGGTAAATATAAATGAATCCCCAAAATGCAAAGTATTCAGCATTACAGTCAGAACAGTCAATAGTACCAGTGTTTTCTGGTACTAAAATCTTTCAGAAGATCTTAATAAACATTTAACATTAACAACCAGGTGTTATGTCATGTGCCCATTGTCTTAGTcaaaaggctgaggcaagagggtcagTTGATCTAAGAACTTCAAAAGTAGCTTCTAAGGCAGCATAGCAAAATCAAAAAAGAAGACAATTTGGTGAGCAGTCCTTGGATTTGTGTTTGTAAGTGGCGTATAAAGGAGCTACTAACATTGTTTAGTAGGTGGGGGGCAACCTACAAAAATCCTCAGGGAtgtggagggagaggcagaaataTCAGGGCCATCcatgactacatagtgagttcaaggtcagcctgggctacctgagaccctatctggaaaaaaaaaatatgtgattgaaataaaagttttaaCGTGTATTTAAAGTGGCAAtatttgtgcttttttttcctggtatggttatttaattatttttctattatctTTTTAACAGGTAaaacaaagaacaataaaaacataTCACAAAGTGTCTCTAGTCAATCAGTGGAGACTAATCCTAATATAGTCATACCTGAAGAAACTAATCTAACAATTAAAAGTTCTTTTGAAACAGAAGAATCAGGTAAGATTCTTCCAAAATGTTAAAATtagtctcaaaatttaaaaaagaaaacaaaatattgtttaaattagaagttatttaaattattataggTCATTTTTATTCTTAGACTTTTATGTCCATTGAGAAAATTATTGCCAAATCTCTAGTAatttgattaaaaattaatatttcataTTCATTCTTTCATAGAGCAGTAGACACACAATCTAGTAGTAAGTAGTATTGGTCAAATGGGTAAGTCTGTACCTATTAGTACATTAGTACTAATTTCCTTAGTTCACAAAGTCTAAGTCCTGATGTATTAAGAGTTTTTCCAGCATTCTGAGTTGAGTGACTTTCAACATTTGTTTCTGGGAAGTTACACAGTATGTACTGATAGTCGTGGTAATCTCTTTATTCATAGCTTTGCAGTTCCGTCTCTCATGGAGTACCAATGTAGCATAGTTAGTCCATATATAGTAAGCACTTTgggaattaaagaaaaggaagagtcaGTCAGTatcaaaagatttaaaatatagaaTGAGTTTTTAAAAGTCTTACTGTTAAATATAGCACAAATGTGGAAAAATACATAATAATGTATATAGTTCTCTGTTATAAAATCAAATGAAGAATTCCCTTGGAATCACCtctcaaggaagaaaaggaaagcacaggaaagagaCCCCCAGTAACCTCCCCGCTGTACCCTGTGTCTCTGTTCTTCAGAAGTAGCTGTCATCTTTGCTTCTCATACTTTGGTAAACTTTATGCCTTTTTGGTATCACTTCCATTTATTTAGTCAGTCTGCAAGCCATATCTGGTCATTTCTCCTTATCTGTTTTGATtgattgtttttttgagatagggtttctctgtgtatccttggctgtccttgacttgactttgtagaccaggatggcctcagactcagagatccagctgcctctgccttctgagtgctgggagtagagGTGTGCATCACCTCGTAATTCCTTACCTGCTTTTAAATGCCTAATGGCTTCCGGTGTTTTCACATCTTGTCTTCAAAACCTAGTTCCGGGTATCTTTGTTTGAATTCATTGTTAATAACAAAGCTCAACCCTCCATTTCTTAGGCTGAACTATAATTGAgcatgtgtttgcttgtgtgttcacATCTAGAAGATTATCCTTCACTTAAGCTTCATCATAAACAAAAGAGAACTCATAATTCTACTTCCTCTGAAAGCCTTGCCAGTGTATTATGAGTTTCCCTCCAGGCTAAGAATGGATTTCAGAGGCCAAGTGCTTATGTAACATAGCCCTCAATTTTGTCTCTAgcattgcatttttaaaaacatcacttATCCTGTAGCTGTGTGCCTTCATATAATTTTCACACTAATCTCTCCCTGAGTATAGAACCAAGTGGGCTCCATACACAATATGATCTTTACTAGTTATGGTAGTTGCAGacattttttttgatttttttttctttatgtttctttttgtatTGTCAGGTTATCTGCATTGTGATTGCTATAAAATTCACTATGGGGATGCTACATCGTTTCCTCTTACATAACTTCATGTGGTACCTCCTttataaagtttttattttatctcccagtggcctttcttttttataaactaTTACAGTTTTCACTGTACCTTATCACAGTTTTCagttctgtattttcttttttagctgTCTTAATTTCTACAAGTTCATTGAGTGACTCATTCATATTTGCATTCTAGAGCCGTGTATATGGTTGTACTCAGTAAATATGTCAAATGTTAAAGTATACACAAAATCGTATTAATTGTGTAAAATGATCTTGGTCTCATCTCACCACAAAAAAAATATATCAGGCAAAAGAAGGTCAGTAGATGTGGCAAAATTGAAAATCCAATCagccaggaggctgaagcaagaggatcactgCAGGCCCAAGGCCATTGTGGgctccacacacagtgagaccTGTCTTACAAACatcaaaaaaggaagagagaggacaaGGTCTAGAGAGGGAGACAACACTATTTCCACTAGTGGTTAGAGCTTAGGACATTTTGTCCCTTGGTAAGTATTGGATATTCTTAAAGTTCTACGTTTTCCTTCTCTGTGGCATCTGTTATCCTAGAAACCTGGGAAACAATTTGACAGTTGTTTACAAAACTGTCTGCAGTTAGAAAagtaattagattttttttgatACCCAGAGAATGAGAAGTAATTGTACATCAGTCTTAAAATTATTGGTATGCCAAAGATTTGTACATCCTTGGCAAAGTGGGTTGTTCAGGAAAAGTGACTGCTTCAGAAGCTAAGCATACTCAACTTTCCATCACACTGGTGTTTTACAGATGGGCAATCTGGTCAGCCTCCATTTTGTACATCCTATCAAAACGAAGATGTAGTGTTAAATGATCTGAAGAGTGGCAACAACCATGACGTTCTTCCACAGGAGTCCCAGGGAAACTTCTCCCAAATAAGCGCTAACATTCAAAAAACAGCTGTACCTGCTGAACAGAAGTGTGCCCTTGACATTACCTTTGAGTCTGTGTCTAACTTAAGTGATTTTAACCAAAGAGGAAGCGCTACTGAATGTGATGAACATTGTTCTGAGTTATACACCAGTCAGATGCCCACTGACGCTGGAGCGGCTGTGGGTGAAGAGAGTTCTCTGTCTCCAGATTCACTGAACCAGTCTCAGTATCAGCCTGATCAGCCCCGCGTGCCAGTCACTTCATTTGTATCTCTTGGTGGTGAGACCAATGACAAAAACTTAATTCTCTCGGGGAAAAATTCCCAGCTTTTGTCCCAAAGTACTCCACTAACTGGAAAGCCATCTAAAAGTCAATTTTGTGAAAAttctaataatataataaaagtaaaaactaaTTCTCATGCTTCTGAGTCACCAGATTCTAGTGACACTCACAGCAGTAAAGATGAAACTAACAGTAAATCACCAGTTGCTGCCCAGACACAACCAGATTGCCAAGATAATTCTCCACTGCAAAGCAGAACATCTCCTGTGATTATTGAAGGTTTAGGTGTAAATGTGACTGAAAAAATAGAAATTAGTATTGAAGAAACATCCCCTTCAGATAAACAGCTACCTAATGATTCAGCTTCTGTTGACTTAAATCCTATGGGAAGCGAGTCAGAGCCACTTCAGTCTGAGAACACTCAAGAGCCTCCTTCTGTGAAAGATGGAGATactatttttctctctttgagTGGACATAACGGCTGTGAAGAAGTTGCACTGGTTCCTGGAGAAGGTAATCCTGTAAAAAATAATCATTCACTTTCTTCAGAATCTGGTGGTTCGGTGGGAGTCTCTGCTGAGACCCAAAATACTGATGGCAAAGCTAGCGACCCAGCAGAGGTAGATGCGTCAAGCATTGTCTCTCTCAAAATCATCATTAGTGATGACCCATTTGTTTCCTCAGATGCAGAGCTTAACAGTGCTGTGTCTAGTATCAGTGGAGAAAACTTACCAACGATAATTCTGTCTTCTAAATCTCCTGCCAAAAATGCAGAATTCGTTACATGCCTATcttcagaagaaactgcaagtGCTGTTGTATCTGTTGAAGTAGGTGATTCTGGCTCCATGGAGCAGAACCTTTTAGTGCTCAAACCTGAGGAACCCACGGTAAACAGCACTCAGAATGAAGATGGCATTGCTTTTTCAGCCAATGTTGCACCATGTGTTCCTAAGGACGGAGGATTCATACAATTGATGCCTGCTACAAGCACGGCGTTTGGCAATTCAAGTAACATTCTGATAGCTACCTGTATGACTGACCCAACAGCCTTGGGACCAACTGTCAGTCAGTCTAATGTAGTAGTGTTGCCCGGGAGTTCTGCACCTTTGACTGCACAGCCTCCTCCACAGCAGTTACAGACGCCACCTAAGTCTAACAGTGCATTTGCTGTCAGCCAAGCCGTGTCACCAAACTTTTCACAAGGTAACTCGTAAAACCACTGGAGGTGAGCCTGGGGTATAGTTCAGTGGAAAAGCACTTATATAGCATGTGCAAGGCCATGGACTCTATCAGCActgaacagaaaaagatacttgtatgtgtgtatactgtatatgtgtgtgcacacctatTTTGAGCTCCCCTGGATTGTAATCTTAATTTTCTTGTGTGAAGTCACAGACTAGGAAATAATATAGATAGTTCATACGACAGACTACTCGAAATAATTGCTTATGCCTCTTGCCATCCAATTCAGCCAGGATTTGTTTTAGATCTTGTAGGCTCTagctttaatttgttttctttgaacaGTTTTAATCTACAGCACTAAGCTGTGAGAAAAGAAAGCCTAATTTATTATATAACTGTATACATACTTAAGCTCAATGTTTcgggatatttatttttattatacttataGTTTTTAAGAAATTTGTCATTTAGAGAGACTttcaagaaaacattttataaaactctAATTTCTCACTATCTTCTGCCATTTAAAAATGATTCAAGTCTTTAAAGGGGACTCTTGTGTTCATTGTATGCTGGTTTATAAGCAGTTAGTAATTGACAGACTTAAATCAATTTATGTTTCTCAGAGATAAGAACTTACACATGTTCACTTACATTTCCATGTGCACTAGTTCATAGACATACAGTGAAGTTTGATTAAATGTTATCAACTAAGTATTAAGTTTAGTGAATCTATTTTAAATGAGATAAAGAAGAGATGAGAATTGGTACAGAGTATTCTTGACTTAGAATAATGAGGTAAGACTTAAAGTTAAAGATGTCATTATAACGCCTAGGTGAGTAGAGTGAGACTTGAGACTTAGAGTTAAAGACTCATTATAACGCCTAGGTGAGTAGAGTGAGACTTGAGACTTAGAGTTAAAGACTCATTATAACGCCTAGGTGAGTAGAGTGAGACTTAGAGTTAAAGACGTCATGCCTAGGTGAGTAGCGTGAGCATTCCTGGGTGTTTGGCGAGTTGTCAGCGTGCATGAGAATAAGGTAATCTGATAGGGGCACTTAGTGTGTTAGATGGGAAGAGCTCATTTACAGAGCAGGACTGAATTGCTATTGCTTTACTTCTGGTTAATTCATGAGGACCATGTAGACACTGTAGTTTCCCCCAGTAGTTTACTCTAGttaaaaagtatattttctttttgacCAATACCTTTAAGGTTTAATACTTTAGGAAAATAGTTTGGGGCTATAAATATTCATTTGGAATTTAAGTTTTCTGATACAAGGTTCAAACGTGAAACTTCATTACTCAGTTTCTAATTACTTTGACCCCTCAGTATGATCTAGCTGTAGAGTCTCCAGCTTGGGAAAGTATTGCTTAATATTTAGATTTACTTTTTCCTGATTTATTAGCTTTGTTGTTGTACTTaagtcagttttttaaaaaaaaagtttggcggggttggggatttagctcagtggtagagcgcttgggccctgggttcggtccccagctccaaaaaaaagaaaaggaaaaaaaaagtttggctTAGTTATggctactattgctgtgatgaaaaacaccatgaccaaaagcaacttggtaaGGAAacggtttatttcactcacagttcagTACAGCAGTTCATCATCAAGAGcagtgaggacaggaactcaagtttaggaagctgaaggcaggagctgatgcagaaggctTAAAGGAATACTGCTTACTACTTATCCCCACCTCTCCCTGGCTTGTACTTCATGACTTGTCAGCCTATTTTCTTAAAAAGTAATAGGattaccagcccaggaatggtatcatccacagtggactgggtcttcccacatcagttaCTAAGAACATGCACTACAGGCTTACCTACAGCCCATTCTCATGGGGGTGCTTTGTTAATTGAGATTCCTCCTTTTAAgtaactctggcttgtgtcaagttgacataaaactacccagcaAAATTAACCCCTTGTTGGCTTGCCACACAAATATATCATTGTTAAGCCATAATCTTTCTTTTCTCGTTTTCCACCAACAGTAGATAGACATCAATAGCATTACAATATAAACATTCCAAATTTTAAAAGTCCCACTGTCTCTAAaaattcaaacatttaaaaattcagtcttttggggctggagagatggctcagagcttaagagcactggctgcttttccaaaggtccctggttcaatttctagcacccacgtggcagttcacaactacatgtaattccaggggatctgccaCTCTCagtcagacacac from Rattus norvegicus strain BN/NHsdMcwi chromosome 8, GRCr8, whole genome shotgun sequence includes:
- the Npat gene encoding protein NPAT isoform X4 gives rise to the protein MKAKETSNDVPTIMSSLWKKLDHTLSQIRSMQSSPGFAAHQRARTRNGIAEIKRQRWLASQAAPVSSELLVLPYASGQFTTSPLAATQTIKPTGQISTPVRSNIVVVNHSQTQNTVTNTAGESLNIIPGPQERKTQTSLMSPGRRKSESQKKSLPSSGAHSSRNLQDPNAFAVEKQMVIENAREKILSNKSLQEKLAENINKFLTSDSNIAQVPKQTESSLTEPETSIDELLGLPSEIHMSEEAIQDILEQTESDPAFQALFDLFDYGKTKNNKNISQSVSSQSVETNPNIVIPEETNLTIKSSFETEESDGQSGQPPFCTSYQNEDVVLNDLKSGNNHDVLPQESQGNFSQISANIQKTAVPAEQKCALDITFESVSNLSDFNQRGSATECDEHCSELYTSQMPTDAGAAVGEESSLSPDSLNQSQYQPDQPRVPVTSFVSLGGETNDKNLILSGKNSQLLSQSTPLTGKPSKSQFCENSNNIIKVKTNSHASESPDSSDTHSSKDETNSKSPVAAQTQPDCQDNSPLQSRTSPVIIEGLGVNVTEKIEISIEETSPSDKQLPNDSASVDLNPMGSESEPLQSENTQEPPSVKDGDTIFLSLSGHNGCEEVALVPGEGNPVKNNHSLSSESGGSVGVSAETQNTDGKASDPAEVDASSIVSLKIIISDDPFVSSDAELNSAVSSISGENLPTIILSSKSPAKNAEFVTCLSSEETASAVVSVEVGDSGSMEQNLLVLKPEEPTVNSTQNEDGIAFSANVAPCVPKDGGFIQLMPATSTAFGNSSNILIATCMTDPTALGPTVSQSNVVVLPGSSAPLTAQPPPQQLQTPPKSNSAFAVSQAVSPNFSQGSAIIIASPVQPVLQGMVGMIPVSVVGQNGNTFSTPPQQVLHMPLAAPVCNRSITQFPIPQKSQKAQGLRNKPITGKQVNNLTSLSSLSEACHTQSRTEASDKNTATELGKKMEDTTIPLSAERVAPPSRPFESHRRVLCFDSTVSSVANTQGPLYKVTSQNKEKKETSFPRLDSPILSSTLKSPTNNAIKREREKTVPKILSKSETASSRHTTVKEVQSEKKVSPIETTLESFHKATANKENELCSDGERPKNPDTSKLPGGQQNGSLKNEKAMASLQELTRKQATPSNNKNATTVSGTVKDQKQEQSKPAGSLTGLETLQDVPLHNPANRTADSDLPGPRTTGAGAGEKHKEEPTDSMKAPASRRCGEEGSVPRAMIPAVTADLPACSPASETGSENSVSMAAHTLMILSRAAIARTTATPLKDNTQQFRTSSRSTTKKRKIEELDECERNSRTSSKNLANSSVPMKKKKIKKKKLPSSFPAGMDVDKFLLSLHYDE